The genomic DNA GTTTCACTATCGGGGCCTTCGAGGATTTCCAGATCGACCTTTTTGCCCATCATGCCACTGGCTTGCAGGACCACCGAAAGCGCGAACTTATCGCCGGGGTAAACCCTTCTCGGCAGATCCAGGTCGACAATTCGGACGTTCACCGGTGGCTTGGGCGATCCAAAACCGATCGGATAGACGGGCACGCCGTCGCGGGCGGCAAACGCCGCGGCGTCATCGATCGGGATCCCCGCGTTGTTTTGTCCATCAGTCATCAACAAGATACCGGCCAACGTCGACGGATCGTGGCGACCAAGCACCCCTCGAACCGCATCCCCGATCCGGCTGCTCGATCCGGCCGCGATCAACGTATTTCGCCAGTCTTTCGCTTCTTGCGACTCGTCGTTTTGCGTTTCTTCGGTCGTTTCGGCCTCCGCGATCGGCGGCGCCGCAAAGCCCAACAACTGTCGGAACGAGAGCGACGTCTCAACGCTCCAGACCGATGTCAGCAAAACCGTTCCCAACAGCAAGCAGATCGTGCTGGCAAGGATTAGTCCGCTGGCCCAACGCCAATGGAACATCGGCGCCAATGCGGAAACCAACAGCGTCAACAGCCCGAAGCCCAACACAACCGCCCCGACCAACGCGAGCCGAACGAATCCTGACCGCGTCGGCGGCGTGGCTTTCGTCGTTTCTCCCGCGGACACCTCGTTGGAATCGGTCGCAATCGATTCTCGTTTTGAAATCGATGCCAGTTCGCGGATCTCCGTCGAATCGTCGAACCCATAGACGGATACCCGATGTTCCGCCGCCACCGATTCCAGCCAAGGCGTGTCTTGCAACAGATTCGCAACCGCAGCGATTCGAGCTTGCGATTCGGGGCGTTGGTCGGCGGGCAGCGACATGCTTTGACTGGTGTCAATCAAGACAACCGCTTCCGATGGTCGTGTGACCTGTTGTTGGGCGCGGCGTTCGAAGTTCAAGAAGAAGAACATGAGAGCGACGATCGCGGACAAACGCAGGATCAGCAGCGCCAGTCCTGTGGCTCGCGGCAATTCGGCAGTGTCGCGGCGGTACAGCTTTGCAATTGCAAACAACAACGCGATGCTGCCGACAACGATTGCCGCCCACGTCCACCATCCAGTCAGCGAGATCAATCGCTCGAACTGGTAGACAATCTGTTCTTTTGCGTTTTCGCTTGTGGCCTCGTTCATGCCTTGGCCCTCAATGGTGGATGGTAGCTGCCGAAGTACCCGAGCACCTGCTCGCCGACCATCATCGCCGCCAGCAGTGCCAAGAGGATCCCCGTTCGACCACCACTTTCGGATTCGCTGGCGCTGGCCATTTGTCCGGCATCAAAAAACGTGACCATTGTGGGCCGCAGCGCCCGGTCGATTTCCGACCGAACCGCGCGACGCAAATCTCCTTCGCCGTCGGGGATTACCGATGCCACGGGGCGAACTTCTCGCGAACCGTCTAAACGCGTCAGCCACCATTCGAAGATTCCCGGTTGCAGCAGCGTCGTGACGTCGACCGAGCGGTCGATCGCCGCGGCCGATGGTGAGACTTCGACTTCCAAATCTTGATTCTCCGCGTCGGGTTCGGCTTGCAGTTGAATCGACAATCGCGGCGGCGCGGTCGCGGCGCCGATTAAGTCGACACTGCGGCCATAGGATTCGTTCCCCATCACCATCGTCAACGGTTGACTCACCAGTCGCGAAGTCGCAGGGTTGGCGGTCGACCACAGAAATGCATTGGTTCGCAATAGAAAAACGACAAACGTCGGGTCGCCAGTCCAGTTGGTCCACGTGTTTCCCAGATCGGTCAGGGCGGTCACGATACGGCCACGCCCCAGTCGATGTTCGACAACAAAGGGTGCATCATCGCGGCGTCGAATCACCGTCCGGACACCCAACGCAAGGTCGCGATCGGTTTCCAAAGACAATGACCGCAGGACGCGGACCAATCCAAACGCGCCTTCCCCGGCAGCGGCCAATGGTTCAACGATCGGATGCGAATTGTCGGGCAACAGGTCGGGCGTTTCGCTGTCGCTGGGCAAGGGCAAGTCTTTGGCGGCGTTCAGCGTTCCGGGTAACAGTCCGGGATACTTGGCGATCAAGCGGTTATAGTTTTCACGATCGGTGGCATCACCCAAAAAGAGCGCTAAACCGCCACCATCGTTCACGTAATCGTTCAAGACGCGCGCCACAGAGTCTTCGATCCGCGGCAAGTTTAGAAGGTACACCACTCGGTACTGCGCTAGTTCATCGCTGCGGACGGAATTCAAAAAGCTGACCGGTCGAACTTCCGGAATCGCCCCAGTGCGAACCTGGCCGCCGGGATTCAAGACGCTGGCGACAAAGTAGGCGCCACGTCCTTCGACATCGCCATCGACGATCA from Rosistilla carotiformis includes the following:
- a CDS encoding BatA domain-containing protein, giving the protein MQFLFPTLTIGFALLAVPFLVHLINVLRQRRRQWAAMDFLLASYRKQRKWIWLRQLLLLLMRTAVVAVLVAMLAGWAGRAGWLDALGGQTNHHIVLLDDSLSMSDQSGGGSAYRRALSALESLGKRLATADGTHQLTVIRTSRAQLVVGAGSKAGDAAADLSAQTVGAENRALDRLMATAPSSLAGGMEQAVELAAGLAEATSSDRTVLYVLSDLRQHDWESPERINASLQELSKSGTEIRMVDCASVPAANLAITQLQPVEDVWVAGVPVMVEAKVRNYGTEIATNVTLDAKLIRYGREVGTPRTDQLYSGPTAALPAMVFEKIEPGKEATKRFQVYVAEPGTHGLTISIPEDILTADNSRSCTLPLIDQQKVLIVDGDVEGRGAYFVASVLNPGGQVRTGAIPEVRPVSFLNSVRSDELAQYRVVYLLNLPRIEDSVARVLNDYVNDGGGLALFLGDATDRENYNRLIAKYPGLLPGTLNAAKDLPLPSDSETPDLLPDNSHPIVEPLAAAGEGAFGLVRVLRSLSLETDRDLALGVRTVIRRRDDAPFVVEHRLGRGRIVTALTDLGNTWTNWTGDPTFVVFLLRTNAFLWSTANPATSRLVSQPLTMVMGNESYGRSVDLIGAATAPPRLSIQLQAEPDAENQDLEVEVSPSAAAIDRSVDVTTLLQPGIFEWWLTRLDGSREVRPVASVIPDGEGDLRRAVRSEIDRALRPTMVTFFDAGQMASASESESGGRTGILLALLAAMMVGEQVLGYFGSYHPPLRAKA